TGCATTTGTCCAATCAATGGATCTCTTTAGATAACTTTTTTTCCATTAAACCCTCGGCTAGGCCCAGGTGGCAAATCTCTTTAgataacttcttttttttttgcttgttttagaaaatatttttttaaaaaatatcatttacgataACACTTTAAAACAATCACacattttgaaaaatataaaagaaaacaCTGATAGTGGGGGTAGGTATTGGTGGTAGGTGGAGTTTGTCGTGGAGGGTGATGCGTGGTGGGGGAGGGGAAAAtattaattttgaattaatattaatattttttaaaaataagtatAGTACAATTTTAAATAAACACATTCGTTTCGATTGGTCTATTTCTCAAAtgcaatgttacagtaatataaaaacaaaaacatttcaaaaaacatttcatccatataataaataaaaaataactcacaaatataaacaaaaaaacttttaaaaaaaatctacaaTATTTTTCCACCTATCACCACCCACCCACCGCCgccctcttcctcctccttcttCCTTTCCTTCTTCCCTCTTCCTCCTCTCCTCGACCAGATCCAGGGAggaggggaaggggaggggatGAGGAAGAGGGAGGGGGAAGGAGAAAGGAGGAGAGAGGGAGTGGTGGTGATTGTGGTTGTAGGTGGTAGTATCAATTTTAAAAAAGtattctaaaaatattttaattttaaaaggtatctcaaaatatatttcaaaacttcctccaaaaatatcacaaaaaacATTTTATAGTAAGTCTTTCAAACACACTACTACAGTAAAATACttcaaaaatattctaaaaaataactaatccaagCAGACCTACAATATCCAAGTAGACCGTCGTTGAACGAGTTTTGCTTTTTTATTCACCGCATTTATATTCGATCGAAAGATTGCACTTAAATATCAAAACTATATTatctattttccttttcttctcaaaGGTATTGAAAAAGTTTTTAACTTAATAATTCGAACGAAAAATATCATATTGTATCAAAATAATCCAAACAATACAAAATTGGCGAATTGAATTTTTTTACTATTACTCAAAGCACTATAATTACTTTGCTTGTGGTCCTTTATTCTCCAACAACATATTAAAAAACATACGCTCCATTGGATTAACTATTTTTGgaagtatttttgaaatattttactatagtattgtatatgaaaaacttttattataaatgttttttgaaatatttaatatattgtataaatgaaatattttttgaattattttggtttgtatattactataatattatatttaaaaaatttgtttttgaaaaataggtaaatccAAATAATTGATAAGAGAAAAAAGGGATCCTATGGGCTATAACACCACACGAACTTATCCATGCATTTGTAGAGTTCTGCTGTCCAGACTcagcatttatgcatttatacaTTATCGAAAGATTTCTTTCTGCTCTCCACTATCCGCATTAATTAGACCATCATTCTCGAATGGGTTTGGACAGGTGCTTTTAGGTTtctatgcaatttttttttttgtagcaaCGATAGGATTTCTAGAACCTAATATAGTCTAATCTAAGggaggagggggagggggaCTCGATGTGACTCCATCGAATATGACCAATTAAAATCGTCACaaattataataattttttgatgGGAGGCAAGGATCGAACCCTTGATTTCCCGCACCACCAAGACTTTTAAAGATTTCTATGCAATTATTTGATTGTGTATATTTTACACAATCTGACATACACTAATATTATTAATTTAATATATGAATAAAACTACATTGATAAACATACACCAACATCTAataaaaaaacagaaaaatgataTTAACACTTCCAAAAAAGTTTCTAACACTCCATCCTCCCTTTAAAACATATAGAGAGGATGGATTGCAGGAAGAGCACAAAAAAGGGACGGAATGGAGGATAGAATGCTGGggactctctttttttttttttttaaagtgccAATAAGATCTCCCAAAAAGTATCAAACCTCAATTGTACTTGCTCCAATTCCCTTCAAATTGTGTAGAATGTTATTGATCCTATTGAATTAATGCAGCAGTCATCATAGACTTTGCGACTGACCTTGCATCCTTCTTCATTTACATCCACCAAAGAACACCAATAACCaacctagaaaaaaaaaaaagaagaagaaaaacaccACTAGCCACAATCACGTGTTTAACATCGGTGACACGGGGTCGCCAATTGCTTCAGTATAAGAATAGGAGCTTCCCTTAGCTTCTTTGCTACCACATTCCCCTAAAGAAAAGCGGCCAATGGCATCTCTTTCAACTCCCCTTCAAAGCTCCACTGCctactcctcctcctccactcTGTCCTCCTGCCCTTTCTCTATCAAGCCATCACAGTTTTACCTCAGTGCCAAACGTAACTATCATCAGTTCACGGTTTCATGCAAAAACAATGAAAGCCATGAACAAGTTAACAATCTTGATAGGAGGGATGTGCTTTTGGGCTTGGGTGGCCTTTATGGCGCCTCAAACCTCATCATCAACCCTTTTGCCATGGCAGCTCCTATAGCCGCCCCAGAAATCACCAAATGCGGTCCACCGGCGGACTTACCTTCAGGAGCAGTTGTCACTGACAATTGCTGTCCGCCGGTGCCCGGCAAAGTCATTGACTACAAACTCCCTCCACCACCTAAGGTGAACCGTTTTAGGCCAGCTGCTCATTTGGTCAAGAAAGACTACATTGAAAAACTTAACAAGGCGGTCGAGCTCATGAAAGCTCTGCCAGCTGATGATCCCCGTAATTTTACCCAACAAGCAAATGTTCATTGCGCTTATTGCAACGGTGCCTACGTCCAATCAGGCTCTGATCAAGAAATTCAAGTCCATAACTCGTGGctattctttccttttcatAGATGGTATTTGTACTTCTATGAAAGAATCTTGGGAAAGCTAATAGGCGATCCCAGTTTTGGACTGCCCTTTTGGAACTGGGACAACATTGGTGGTATGACCCTACCGTCCATATTTCAGGACCAATCGTCAGCACTGTATAACCAAAATCGTAACCAAAGTCATCTGCCACCAACAGTCGTGGACTTGGGGTATAATGGTACGGATACAGATGCAACAGACATAGAAAGGATAAAAAACAATTTGGCGATCATGTACCGTCAAATGGTCACTAATTCCACCACTGCCAAAGATTTCTTTGGAAAGGAATACCGAGCCGGCGATGCGCCCAGCCCTGGTGCAGGGTCCATCGAGGCCATTCCCCATATCCCAATCCACAGGTGGGTCGGCGATCCAAGGCAGACAAATGGTGAAGA
Above is a genomic segment from Coffea eugenioides isolate CCC68of chromosome 5, Ceug_1.0, whole genome shotgun sequence containing:
- the LOC113770544 gene encoding polyphenol oxidase I, chloroplastic-like codes for the protein MASLSTPLQSSTAYSSSSTLSSCPFSIKPSQFYLSAKRNYHQFTVSCKNNESHEQVNNLDRRDVLLGLGGLYGASNLIINPFAMAAPIAAPEITKCGPPADLPSGAVVTDNCCPPVPGKVIDYKLPPPPKVNRFRPAAHLVKKDYIEKLNKAVELMKALPADDPRNFTQQANVHCAYCNGAYVQSGSDQEIQVHNSWLFFPFHRWYLYFYERILGKLIGDPSFGLPFWNWDNIGGMTLPSIFQDQSSALYNQNRNQSHLPPTVVDLGYNGTDTDATDIERIKNNLAIMYRQMVTNSTTAKDFFGKEYRAGDAPSPGAGSIEAIPHIPIHRWVGDPRQTNGEDMGNFYSAGRDIVFYSHHANVDRMWTIWQQLGGKRKEVADPDWLNSSFIFYDENAQPVRVKVGDCFSNDKMGYIYQKVDIPWVKNKPVARVTKSRVAFTSGAPPADKVFPGPLNKTVKVLVKRPKLSRSKKQKEEEEERLVVSGIEFSMDKYVKFDVFINDEDDNPNDFAKSEYVGSFAHLPHKVKGDMKVKTTQTFELTEILEDLDVEEDDALLVTLVPNTALTIDGIKIEVAA